A window from Acidobacteriota bacterium encodes these proteins:
- the amrS gene encoding AmmeMemoRadiSam system radical SAM enzyme has translation MACDRRDFLKKASWAALGAGCTLALPGNVSSAAVPFPAGARTRSVTWRRAEFQSPLPDGAVLCTLCPCDPAKAVEGRVENGETCVCHVRVNRGGVLYVSNYGRAGALHLDPLEKNPLFHFLPGASALAVAAPGCSLTCRGCQNWQLSQVGPEGVDTVDAPPSKVVSMALENRCRAISFTFSEPMMSWEYLRDVSGLAHRKGLRTTVVSGGYVCADPVRKLAGLVDAFSVSVKAFTEADYRRYANGKYKTVLEAMAVAKSTGAWLEVVVLVIPTVSDDLPKMQTFLRWVVRNLGPDTPVHFDRYWPAYRMTNVPQTPQRTLENARALALAEGVKYAYVGNLPGHWGANTACPTCGRVLVRRVGFKVIENRLSGGACPGCGSPIPGRWS, from the coding sequence ATGGCCTGCGATCGGCGAGACTTTCTGAAGAAGGCCTCCTGGGCCGCCCTGGGCGCCGGCTGCACCCTGGCCCTGCCGGGGAACGTTTCGTCTGCAGCGGTTCCCTTCCCCGCCGGGGCCCGGACCCGGAGCGTCACGTGGCGCCGGGCGGAGTTCCAGTCCCCTCTCCCGGACGGCGCCGTCCTCTGCACCCTCTGCCCCTGCGACCCCGCCAAGGCTGTCGAGGGTCGCGTGGAAAACGGGGAAACCTGTGTCTGCCATGTGCGCGTCAACCGCGGCGGGGTCCTCTACGTCTCCAACTACGGCCGGGCCGGCGCCCTGCACCTGGATCCCCTGGAGAAAAACCCCCTCTTCCACTTCCTTCCCGGCGCCTCCGCCCTGGCCGTGGCGGCTCCCGGCTGTTCCCTGACCTGTAGGGGCTGCCAGAACTGGCAACTGTCCCAGGTCGGCCCGGAAGGGGTCGACACCGTGGACGCCCCGCCGTCGAAAGTGGTCTCCATGGCACTGGAGAACCGGTGCCGCGCCATCAGTTTCACCTTCTCCGAACCCATGATGTCCTGGGAGTACCTGCGGGACGTTTCCGGGCTGGCCCATCGTAAAGGTCTCCGGACCACGGTGGTCTCCGGCGGGTACGTCTGCGCGGACCCCGTGCGGAAGCTCGCCGGGCTCGTCGACGCCTTCTCGGTCAGCGTAAAGGCGTTCACCGAGGCGGATTACCGGCGCTACGCCAACGGGAAGTACAAGACCGTCCTGGAGGCCATGGCGGTGGCGAAATCGACGGGAGCCTGGCTGGAGGTGGTGGTCCTGGTCATCCCCACCGTCAGCGATGACCTGCCGAAAATGCAGACCTTCCTGCGGTGGGTGGTTCGGAATCTCGGGCCCGACACGCCGGTCCACTTCGACCGGTACTGGCCCGCCTACCGGATGACCAACGTCCCGCAGACCCCCCAGCGCACCCTCGAGAACGCCCGGGCCCTGGCCCTGGCCGAAGGGGTGAAGTACGCTTACGTGGGCAACCTCCCCGGCCACTGGGGGGCCAACACGGCTTGCCCGACGTGTGGTCGGGTGCTCGTCCGGCGAGTGGGTTTCAAGGTCATCGAAAACAGACTGTCGGGCGGTGCCTGCCCCGGCTGCGGTTCTCCCATCCCCGGCCGCTGGTCCTGA